The Pelosinus sp. IPA-1 genome contains a region encoding:
- a CDS encoding GGDEF domain-containing protein, translated as MPAVLYNQLIKNQNYSQNEQNILNALEEILITRDVKTVFQPIVSLLDGNIFGYEALSRGPQGSMLERPDNLFAAAEKFNKLWELEFLCRSKAFTRLKGLAKDKMLFINVDPNIINDERFKKGATLEMLPTYDIDVSNIIFEITEKNSIDDYKSFRKVLDHYTSQGYKIAIDDTGSGYSGLKLLAETRPQFIKIDMDLVRNIDKDVLKQALMKAFQEFSIVTNMKIIAEGIETIDELNTLIQIGITYGQGYLLQRPAPEFLEINPLIKDNILQKNKEKKQEAFHTPLTMPIGEISRRDPGFPEQVTGCTVLDYFSKNPSLMGIPLLQGDVPVGLLMKNKFLAHLATQYGVAVYMNRSVGSLMDNNALIVDYDMPLEQVSKLAIARYEDSLYDYIIVTQKGKYYGVITVRQLLEKTTQLEINRAKHSNPLSGLPGNILIEEKLHQVIESGEPYSVLYFDLDNFKAYNDIYGFDNGDKILCMTAQIIQSQLKDAKMTDVFVGHIGGDDFIAVLRNVDIVSLCQTIIDYFDVRIRGFYTEIDQKLGYIVAKNRHGVEENFPIVSLSIAVVTSSGKKIRNPADIGEAASAVKKKCKLVWRSCYCID; from the coding sequence ATGCCAGCGGTGCTGTATAATCAGTTAATAAAAAATCAGAATTACAGCCAAAATGAGCAAAACATTCTTAATGCACTAGAAGAAATTCTAATTACAAGAGATGTGAAGACAGTTTTTCAGCCTATTGTTTCCCTACTAGATGGAAATATCTTTGGCTATGAGGCTTTGAGTCGTGGTCCACAAGGATCAATGCTAGAGCGACCAGATAACTTATTTGCAGCGGCAGAAAAGTTTAATAAACTATGGGAATTAGAGTTTCTCTGCCGAAGTAAAGCATTTACTAGATTAAAAGGTTTAGCAAAAGATAAAATGCTATTTATCAATGTAGATCCGAACATTATAAATGATGAACGGTTTAAAAAAGGCGCTACTTTAGAAATGTTGCCAACTTATGATATTGACGTTAGCAATATTATTTTTGAAATTACAGAAAAAAATTCCATTGATGATTATAAAAGTTTTCGCAAGGTTCTTGACCACTATACAAGTCAAGGTTACAAGATAGCAATTGATGATACAGGATCAGGGTACTCTGGTTTGAAACTTTTAGCAGAAACTAGGCCTCAGTTCATTAAAATTGATATGGATTTGGTGCGAAATATTGATAAGGATGTTTTAAAACAAGCCTTGATGAAGGCTTTTCAAGAATTTTCTATTGTGACGAATATGAAAATCATAGCTGAGGGTATTGAAACCATTGATGAACTGAATACTTTAATTCAAATCGGTATAACTTATGGACAAGGGTATCTGCTACAAAGGCCAGCCCCTGAATTTTTAGAGATAAATCCTTTGATTAAAGATAATATTCTGCAAAAGAATAAGGAAAAAAAACAAGAAGCTTTTCATACACCCTTAACCATGCCTATTGGTGAAATAAGTAGGCGGGACCCTGGTTTTCCAGAGCAGGTCACTGGATGCACAGTGCTGGATTACTTTAGTAAGAATCCGAGCTTAATGGGGATACCTCTTTTGCAAGGGGATGTTCCCGTTGGACTGTTGATGAAGAATAAGTTTCTTGCTCATTTAGCCACTCAATATGGAGTTGCTGTTTATATGAATCGCAGTGTTGGCTCCCTAATGGATAATAATGCATTGATCGTAGATTATGATATGCCATTAGAACAGGTATCAAAATTAGCGATTGCAAGATATGAGGACAGCCTATATGACTATATCATTGTAACCCAGAAGGGAAAATATTATGGTGTGATTACCGTAAGACAACTCTTAGAGAAAACGACCCAGTTAGAAATTAATCGAGCAAAACATAGCAATCCACTAAGTGGCCTGCCAGGCAATATATTAATTGAAGAAAAATTGCACCAGGTCATTGAATCAGGAGAACCGTATTCCGTACTATATTTTGATCTTGATAATTTTAAAGCCTATAACGATATTTATGGCTTTGATAATGGTGACAAAATTTTGTGCATGACAGCTCAGATTATCCAGTCCCAACTAAAGGATGCGAAAATGACAGATGTATTTGTAGGCCATATTGGTGGCGATGACTTTATTGCAGTACTGCGTAATGTTGATATTGTGTCTCTTTGTCAAACAATTATAGATTATTTTGATGTGCGGATACGGGGATTTTACACAGAGATAGATCAAAAGTTGGGGTATATTGTTGCGAAAAATAGACATGGTGTAGAAGAAAACTTTCCAATTGTATCTTTGTCTATTGCTGTAGTAACCAGTAGCGGGAAAAAAATTAGAAATCCTGCTGACATCGGAGAAGCCGCTAGTGCCGTGAAAAAGAAATGTAAGCTAGTATGGCGGAGTTGTTATTGTATTGATTAA
- a CDS encoding phosphate ABC transporter substrate-binding protein yields MKFLKKSKMLVAAVALMLGVSLIAGCGGGKKEEAKATDIQGTVTASGSTALLPLLKPAQEAFQKKYEKVTVNVAGGGSFTGLNQVAAGSVNIGNSDVAATGEYKDKGLVDHQVAVAPFVFIANNDVSVDNLTGQQYVDIMTGKITNWKDVGGKDQKITLVHRAKSSGSRATIAEVVLKGVEFTDNAVIQDSNGAVRSAIASTPGAIGYVDAAYVDASVKALAFNGEKYTPDAVINGKYPVYAYEHMYTKGEATGAVKAFIDYVMSSEFQDAFVAKNGFVPITKMKK; encoded by the coding sequence ATGAAGTTCTTGAAAAAATCGAAAATGCTCGTAGCAGCTGTAGCATTAATGCTTGGTGTTAGTCTGATTGCTGGCTGTGGCGGTGGTAAAAAAGAAGAAGCAAAAGCTACAGATATTCAAGGAACAGTGACTGCTTCTGGTTCTACAGCTCTTCTCCCTTTATTAAAGCCGGCTCAGGAAGCCTTTCAAAAAAAATATGAGAAAGTTACTGTTAACGTTGCAGGTGGTGGTTCCTTCACTGGTTTGAATCAAGTAGCAGCCGGTTCAGTGAACATAGGTAACTCAGATGTTGCAGCTACTGGTGAATATAAAGATAAAGGTCTTGTAGACCATCAAGTAGCAGTTGCTCCTTTTGTGTTTATTGCTAATAATGATGTGAGTGTTGATAACCTGACTGGGCAACAATATGTTGATATTATGACTGGTAAAATCACCAATTGGAAAGATGTTGGTGGTAAAGATCAAAAAATTACTTTGGTTCACCGGGCAAAATCATCTGGCTCTCGTGCGACCATTGCTGAAGTAGTACTTAAAGGTGTTGAATTCACGGATAACGCTGTTATTCAAGACTCCAATGGAGCTGTAAGATCTGCGATTGCCAGCACACCTGGTGCCATTGGTTATGTTGATGCCGCATATGTTGATGCTTCCGTAAAAGCACTTGCTTTTAATGGCGAAAAATATACTCCTGATGCGGTGATAAATGGTAAATATCCTGTATATGCTTATGAACATATGTATACGAAAGGCGAGGCTACTGGTGCAGTTAAAGCTTTTATTGACTACGTAATGAGCAGCGAGTTCCAAGATGCCTTTGTTGCAAAAAATGGTTTTGT
- the pnpS gene encoding two-component system histidine kinase PnpS, with protein sequence MLRWGIKLRLIVNYLILIIVTMSCLSGYLLWYFHRHNIEILTSSLLTHARVTEHFLENYMIGPTEKANIDNQIKELATKDDLRITVTNINGDVLADSWENPATMENHLHRPEISAALAGTVGTSIRYSTTLDQNMLYVANPILSGSEIVGAVRISSTLAAVEAGFNQIKSTLLVTMLLTSFLAILLSIRLAQKYTAPLEEITRAAQEMANGNLDRRLHIRTGDELELLAPTLNNLTSNLDDKISESTAETKKLDLILQHMDNAVILLDRYGRVTTANKMARESFDISDSMLHQHNMQVFGHSQLDRAVHQTLDQGKNMHIYLKTNIKNTPRVFQVFFAPITTTENEITAVLSVFHDVTALQDIHDRQADFVANASHELATPLTTIKGFTETLLDGAIEDPQLSTKFLNIIHTESERMQRLIHELLQLAKLNSQEYRQQVTLEATPLNPLLYTTKEDLSSNAQEKNITVDIHTTADPIIMANPDWLKQILINLLDNSIKYTQPFGRVVLTCFQENDEAILTIEDTGIGIPAKDLPLIFDRFYRVDRARSRGAGGTGLGLAIVKFIVEMHGGRIDVKSTVNIGTTFTITLPLA encoded by the coding sequence ATGCTCAGATGGGGGATTAAATTAAGATTAATCGTTAACTATCTCATATTAATTATTGTAACGATGTCATGCCTAAGCGGGTATCTTCTTTGGTATTTTCACCGACATAATATAGAAATTCTCACCTCTAGCCTACTAACCCATGCAAGAGTTACAGAACATTTTTTAGAGAACTATATGATAGGTCCAACTGAAAAAGCCAATATTGATAACCAAATCAAAGAATTAGCCACAAAGGACGACCTAAGGATCACTGTTACTAACATAAATGGGGATGTACTTGCTGATTCTTGGGAAAATCCAGCAACGATGGAAAATCACCTGCATAGGCCAGAAATTTCTGCTGCTCTCGCCGGAACAGTCGGCACATCCATCCGTTATAGCACTACTTTAGACCAGAATATGTTATATGTGGCAAACCCCATTCTAAGTGGCAGTGAAATCGTCGGTGCAGTGCGAATATCTAGTACACTCGCCGCTGTTGAAGCTGGTTTTAATCAAATTAAATCTACCCTTTTAGTTACTATGTTACTAACTTCTTTTTTGGCCATTCTCTTAAGCATTCGCTTGGCCCAAAAATATACAGCCCCTTTAGAGGAAATAACTAGGGCTGCCCAAGAAATGGCGAATGGAAATTTAGATCGCAGGCTTCATATACGCACAGGCGATGAACTCGAACTTCTCGCTCCTACTCTCAACAACTTGACCTCTAACTTAGATGATAAAATCAGCGAATCCACTGCAGAAACAAAAAAGCTGGACCTTATACTCCAGCATATGGATAACGCTGTTATCCTCCTTGATCGTTATGGTCGGGTAACGACGGCTAATAAAATGGCCCGTGAATCCTTTGATATTAGTGATTCCATGTTACATCAACATAACATGCAAGTTTTCGGTCACAGTCAATTAGATCGGGCCGTACACCAAACCCTTGACCAAGGGAAAAATATGCACATCTATCTTAAAACAAATATCAAAAATACTCCCCGGGTTTTTCAAGTATTTTTTGCTCCTATTACCACTACGGAAAATGAAATCACAGCTGTTTTAAGCGTGTTCCATGATGTAACAGCTCTGCAAGATATTCATGATCGGCAAGCTGACTTTGTCGCAAATGCCTCCCACGAACTTGCCACTCCTCTTACCACGATTAAAGGTTTTACTGAAACCCTCTTAGATGGGGCCATAGAAGATCCACAACTGAGTACCAAATTCCTCAACATAATCCATACAGAATCAGAAAGAATGCAGCGTTTGATCCATGAATTATTACAATTGGCTAAACTCAATTCCCAAGAATACAGGCAACAAGTAACGCTAGAGGCGACCCCATTAAACCCATTACTCTATACTACCAAAGAAGACCTTAGCTCCAATGCCCAAGAGAAAAATATTACCGTAGATATTCATACTACTGCTGACCCTATCATTATGGCGAATCCAGACTGGCTAAAACAAATTTTGATTAATCTACTTGATAATAGCATTAAATACACTCAACCTTTTGGTCGAGTGGTCCTAACCTGTTTCCAGGAAAATGACGAAGCAATACTTACCATCGAAGACACTGGAATTGGTATTCCAGCAAAGGATCTCCCCCTCATTTTTGATCGCTTTTATCGAGTTGATCGGGCCCGCTCTCGCGGTGCTGGTGGTACTGGACTCGGGCTTGCCATTGTCAAATTCATCGTCGAAATGCATGGCGGCAGAATTGATGTGAAAAGTACGGTTAATATCGGAACAACCTTTACCATTACACTACCGCTGGCATAA